A stretch of the Dechloromonas sp. TW-R-39-2 genome encodes the following:
- the ftsB gene encoding cell division protein FtsB — MRWLTVGLLAAIGLLQYPLWVGKGGWLKVWEYDRQLQQQKDVTKKQEIRNAGLDAEVRDLKQGYEAIEERARFELGMIKQDESFVQIPEKVPGK, encoded by the coding sequence ATGCGCTGGCTGACGGTCGGCCTCCTCGCAGCCATCGGCCTGCTCCAGTACCCCCTGTGGGTGGGTAAGGGCGGCTGGCTGAAGGTATGGGAGTACGACCGTCAATTGCAGCAGCAGAAGGATGTCACCAAAAAGCAGGAAATCAGGAACGCGGGCCTCGACGCCGAAGTCCGCGACTTGAAACAGGGCTACGAAGCCATCGAAGAGCGTGCGCGCTTCGAATTGGGCATGATCAAACAGGACGAAAGCTTCGTCCAAATTCCGGAAAAAGTTCCCGGAAAATAG
- a CDS encoding ABC transporter ATP-binding protein, with amino-acid sequence MLQIDGVSYRYRNAAQAALQDVSLSIPSAGIYGLLGPNGAGKTTLISLLAGLLTATQGRIVFDGQALSDIRAAQPRSIALVPQDYAFYPMLTVAENLRFFAGVLGLKHAELAAECTAAIDFARLEQVVDQRAEQLSGGLRRRLNLAIGLLGKPRLLLLDEPTVGVDPQSRSFLLESIAALPAAGTTVIYTSHYMEEVEAICQKIAIIDHGQVLIEGGLDALLCSPEPVLELTLDGAFPAGLAERYPVLAGRSGEYRLKLASTAALPRLLDELAAAGVEVRQLNLGHHDLEQVFMRLTQRSLRD; translated from the coding sequence ATGCTGCAGATCGACGGTGTTTCATACCGTTACCGCAATGCTGCACAAGCGGCGCTGCAGGATGTCTCGCTGAGCATTCCATCGGCTGGCATCTACGGCTTGCTCGGCCCGAACGGTGCCGGCAAGACCACGCTGATTTCCTTGCTCGCCGGGCTGTTGACCGCGACACAAGGTCGTATCGTCTTCGATGGCCAGGCGCTCTCCGATATCCGGGCAGCACAGCCGCGCAGCATTGCCCTGGTGCCGCAGGATTACGCGTTTTACCCGATGCTGACGGTGGCCGAAAACCTGCGATTCTTTGCCGGTGTACTTGGTCTGAAGCATGCCGAGCTGGCGGCCGAATGTACCGCCGCGATTGATTTCGCCCGGCTCGAACAGGTGGTCGATCAACGGGCCGAACAGCTTTCCGGCGGTTTGCGCCGGCGTCTCAACCTGGCCATCGGCCTGCTCGGCAAGCCACGCCTGCTGCTGCTCGATGAACCGACCGTCGGTGTTGATCCACAATCGCGCAGCTTCCTGCTTGAATCCATTGCCGCCCTGCCCGCTGCCGGCACCACGGTGATCTATACCAGTCACTACATGGAAGAGGTCGAGGCCATCTGCCAGAAAATCGCCATCATCGACCACGGCCAGGTGCTGATCGAAGGCGGGCTGGATGCGCTGCTGTGTTCCCCTGAACCGGTGCTTGAACTGACGCTGGATGGTGCTTTTCCAGCCGGATTGGCCGAGCGTTACCCCGTGCTTGCCGGGCGCAGCGGCGAATATCGCCTCAAACTGGCGTCGACCGCAGCCTTGCCGCGTTTGCTCGATGAACTGGCTGCAGCCGGCGTCGAGGTCCGTCAGCTCAACCTGGGTCATCATGATCTGGAACAGGTCTTCATGCGCCTGACGCAACGTTCGCTGCGCGACTGA
- a CDS encoding BtrH N-terminal domain-containing protein produces MTFQHSQASHCESGVMSAMLRHQGLPMSEAMAFGLSSALSFAYLPFVKINGLPLVAYRMPPKFIIKGLQKPLGLKMRFETFRTPQAGARRLDELLDDGQLVGMQTSVFWLPYMPEDLRFHFNAHNVLAFGRDAASGDYLLSDPVVETTVTCPADALQRARFAKGVLAPKGLIYYPVGKPVEPDWHKVLPAAIKKTTRIMLDTPLPIIGVRGIHRLANAIERLEKNTDPAASKMFIGQVVRMQEEIGTGGGGFRFIYASFLQESADLLGRPQLDELSEQLIDIGDEWREFALSTARMIRDREPLVPAALADKLRRIAGREQAFFRDLRRAA; encoded by the coding sequence ATGACCTTCCAGCACAGCCAGGCTTCACACTGCGAAAGCGGCGTCATGTCCGCCATGTTGCGCCATCAGGGCTTGCCGATGTCGGAAGCGATGGCTTTCGGCCTGTCGTCGGCGCTCTCCTTCGCCTACCTGCCTTTCGTCAAGATCAACGGCCTGCCGCTGGTTGCCTACCGCATGCCGCCGAAATTCATCATCAAGGGCCTGCAAAAGCCGCTCGGCCTGAAAATGCGCTTTGAAACTTTCCGGACGCCGCAAGCCGGCGCCCGTCGGCTCGATGAGTTGCTCGACGACGGCCAGCTGGTCGGGATGCAGACCTCGGTTTTCTGGCTGCCTTACATGCCGGAAGACCTGCGTTTCCATTTCAATGCCCACAATGTGCTGGCCTTTGGCCGTGATGCAGCGAGCGGCGATTACCTGTTGTCCGATCCGGTCGTTGAAACCACCGTGACCTGCCCGGCTGATGCGCTGCAGCGGGCCCGCTTCGCCAAGGGCGTACTGGCCCCGAAAGGCCTCATTTATTACCCGGTCGGCAAACCGGTCGAGCCTGACTGGCACAAGGTCTTGCCGGCTGCGATCAAGAAAACAACGCGCATCATGCTCGATACGCCGCTGCCGATCATTGGCGTGCGCGGCATCCATCGACTGGCCAATGCCATCGAGCGGCTGGAGAAAAATACCGATCCGGCTGCCAGCAAGATGTTCATCGGCCAGGTTGTCCGCATGCAGGAAGAAATCGGCACCGGCGGTGGCGGTTTCCGCTTCATTTACGCTTCGTTCCTGCAGGAATCAGCCGATTTGCTCGGTCGACCGCAGCTTGACGAGCTTTCTGAACAACTGATCGATATCGGCGATGAGTGGCGCGAATTTGCGCTCTCCACAGCACGCATGATCCGCGACCGCGAGCCGCTCGTTCCGGCGGCGCTGGCCGACAAGTTGCGCCGGATTGCCGGGCGCGAACAAGCCTTCTTCCGCGATCTGCGTCGCGCCGCCTGA
- a CDS encoding beta-ketoacyl-ACP synthase III, with translation MNNSGKVYITGTSTFLPNAPVGNDEIENILGMVGGKPSRARRIVLRNNGIRQRYYAIDPATGQATHTNAALTAEAVRRLGDIGPIDCLATGTSRPDQLMPNHGVMVHGELGISACEVVSTAGICVSGLTALKYAYLAVLAGDAQNAVATGSELASAGLHARNFEAELEHRIAELETNPEIAFEKDFLRWMLSDGAAAFNLRNQPAASGLSLRIEWIDILSQAGQMDVCMYAGGEKLADGSLKGWQAFPSAEWAGRSIFSVKQDVRLLNDNVAYQTIGKMLEKVTLSRRLTPAAVDWFLPHMSSEYFRQPMADCMQALGFAVPQEKWFTNLQSKGNTGSASIFIMIDELLRSGRLTNGDRLLCFIPESGRFTGSLMYLTAVDHAG, from the coding sequence ATGAACAATAGCGGCAAGGTTTATATCACCGGCACTTCGACATTTCTGCCCAATGCACCGGTCGGCAATGATGAAATCGAAAACATTCTCGGCATGGTCGGCGGCAAGCCCTCGCGTGCCCGGCGTATCGTTCTGCGCAATAACGGTATCCGCCAGCGTTACTACGCCATTGACCCGGCCACCGGCCAGGCGACACATACCAATGCGGCGCTGACGGCGGAAGCGGTGCGTCGGCTGGGCGACATCGGGCCGATCGATTGCCTGGCGACCGGTACTTCAAGGCCGGACCAGTTGATGCCCAATCATGGCGTGATGGTGCATGGCGAATTGGGCATTTCGGCCTGCGAAGTCGTGTCGACCGCAGGCATCTGCGTTTCCGGCCTGACGGCGCTCAAATATGCCTATCTCGCCGTGCTTGCCGGCGATGCTCAAAATGCGGTTGCCACCGGCTCCGAGTTGGCCTCGGCCGGTCTGCATGCTCGCAATTTCGAGGCGGAACTGGAACATCGGATTGCCGAGCTCGAAACGAATCCTGAAATTGCCTTTGAAAAGGACTTTCTGCGCTGGATGCTGTCCGACGGTGCGGCTGCCTTCAACTTGCGCAATCAACCGGCGGCCAGCGGCTTGTCGCTGCGCATCGAATGGATCGACATCCTGTCGCAAGCCGGCCAGATGGATGTTTGCATGTACGCCGGCGGTGAGAAGCTGGCGGATGGTTCGCTCAAGGGCTGGCAGGCTTTTCCGTCGGCTGAATGGGCCGGACGGTCGATTTTTTCGGTCAAGCAGGATGTTCGCCTGCTGAATGACAACGTCGCTTATCAGACGATCGGGAAAATGCTCGAAAAAGTCACGCTCAGTCGCAGATTGACGCCTGCTGCGGTCGACTGGTTCTTGCCGCACATGTCTTCCGAATATTTCCGCCAGCCGATGGCGGACTGCATGCAGGCGCTGGGTTTCGCTGTGCCGCAGGAAAAATGGTTTACCAATCTGCAGAGCAAGGGCAATACCGGGTCGGCCTCGATTTTCATCATGATCGACGAACTGTTGCGCAGCGGCCGCCTCACGAATGGTGATCGCCTGCTTTGTTTCATCCCCGAAAGTGGCCGCTTCACCGGTTCGCTGATGTACCTGACGGCGGTCGACCATGCTGGATAA
- the kdsA gene encoding 3-deoxy-8-phosphooctulonate synthase, translated as MKLCGFEAGLDQPFFLIAGPCTAESEQLCLDVAGHMKEVCGRLGIPYIFKASYDKANRSSGKSVRGLGLEEGLRIFSEVQRQIGVPVLTDVHTIEDIPAVASVVDVLQTPAFLCRQTDFIHAVATCGKPVNIKKGQFLAPGDMKNVVDKAREVNNGTDNIMVCERGASFGYNNLVSDMRSLAIMRETGCPVVFDATHSVQLPGGQGTTSGGQREFVPVLARAAVAVGISGLFMETHPCPEKAWSDGPNSWPLARMESLLATLVALDKAVKSAGFEELK; from the coding sequence ATGAAACTATGCGGTTTCGAGGCTGGTCTTGACCAGCCTTTTTTCCTGATCGCCGGTCCTTGCACGGCCGAATCCGAACAACTCTGCCTCGATGTGGCCGGCCACATGAAGGAAGTTTGCGGTCGACTCGGTATTCCGTACATTTTCAAGGCGTCCTACGACAAGGCCAACCGCAGTTCGGGTAAATCGGTGCGCGGCCTCGGTCTTGAAGAAGGCTTGCGGATTTTTTCGGAAGTGCAGCGCCAGATCGGTGTACCGGTACTGACCGACGTGCACACCATTGAAGACATTCCGGCTGTGGCCAGTGTCGTCGATGTACTGCAGACCCCCGCATTCCTCTGCCGCCAGACCGATTTCATCCACGCCGTGGCAACTTGTGGCAAGCCGGTGAATATCAAAAAGGGGCAGTTCCTTGCGCCGGGCGACATGAAAAACGTCGTCGACAAGGCACGCGAAGTCAATAATGGCACAGACAACATCATGGTCTGCGAGCGCGGCGCTTCCTTCGGTTACAACAATCTTGTTTCCGACATGCGCAGCCTGGCGATCATGCGCGAAACCGGTTGCCCGGTTGTCTTCGATGCCACCCACTCGGTCCAGTTGCCGGGCGGGCAGGGCACGACCTCCGGCGGTCAGCGTGAGTTCGTTCCTGTTCTGGCGCGCGCCGCCGTTGCGGTCGGCATTTCCGGCCTGTTCATGGAAACCCACCCCTGTCCTGAAAAGGCTTGGTCGGATGGCCCGAACAGCTGGCCGCTAGCCCGCATGGAAAGCCTGCTGGCAACCCTGGTCGCGCTCGACAAGGCCGTCAAATCGGCTGGCTTTGAAGAACTGAAATGA
- a CDS encoding DUF1330 domain-containing protein has product MSQKGYLIAEAKVTDLAAYDIYKGLAQAAIAHYGGQYLVRGGNSEVLEGKWTPPQRMVIVEFESIEQARRFYHSTEYQAARKARETAAEMNMLVIAGVDNLV; this is encoded by the coding sequence ATGAGTCAAAAAGGCTACCTGATCGCCGAAGCCAAGGTCACCGACCTGGCTGCCTACGATATTTACAAAGGCTTGGCGCAGGCTGCCATTGCGCATTACGGCGGGCAATATCTGGTACGCGGCGGCAATTCCGAAGTTCTTGAAGGCAAATGGACGCCGCCGCAACGCATGGTCATCGTCGAATTCGAATCCATCGAACAAGCCCGACGCTTTTACCACTCGACTGAATATCAGGCGGCACGCAAGGCGCGCGAAACTGCCGCCGAAATGAATATGCTGGTTATTGCCGGCGTTGATAATCTGGTTTAA
- a CDS encoding CTP synthase, whose product MTKFVFVTGGVVSSLGKGIAAASLGAILESRGIKVTHLKLDPYINVDPGTMSPFQHGEVFVTEDGAETDLDLGHYERFTSAKMAKRNNFTTGQIYDTVLKKERRGEYLGKTVQVIPHITDEIKFKIKAGAEGADVAIVEVGGTVGDIESLPFLEAIRQMGIEEGRNNVCYMHLTLLPYIPTAGELKTKPTQHSVKELREIGIQPDILLCRADRSIPVEERRKIALFCNVMPEAVIECLDADSIYKIPGMLHEQMLDEIVCHKLNILAKAADLTVWENLIISLEHPLHQVKIAFVGKYVDLTESYKSLIEAIKHAGIHTRSQVNIVYLDSEDIEKNGTGVLEDLDAILVPGGFGRRGTEGKIAAIRYARENKVPYLGICLGMQLAVVEFARDVAGMAEAHSTEFVQDTPYPVIGLITEWHDASGKVEKRSEDSDIGGTMRLGGQVCKLAEGSLARQIYGAAEITERHRHRYEVNNTLLAQLEAKGLIVAGRAPGTDLCEMVELPADVHPWFVACQFHPEFTSNPRQGHPLFTSYVKAALTNQQVKGK is encoded by the coding sequence ATGACCAAATTTGTTTTCGTTACGGGTGGTGTCGTGTCCTCTCTGGGCAAAGGCATCGCCGCCGCGTCGCTCGGGGCCATTCTGGAATCCCGCGGCATTAAAGTTACCCACCTCAAGCTCGACCCCTACATCAACGTCGACCCCGGCACGATGAGCCCCTTCCAGCATGGCGAAGTATTCGTCACGGAAGACGGCGCCGAAACCGACCTTGATCTTGGTCACTATGAGCGCTTCACCAGCGCCAAGATGGCCAAGCGCAACAACTTCACGACCGGCCAGATTTACGACACCGTGCTCAAGAAAGAGCGCCGTGGCGAGTATCTCGGCAAGACCGTGCAGGTCATTCCGCACATTACCGACGAGATCAAGTTCAAGATCAAGGCCGGCGCCGAAGGTGCCGATGTGGCCATCGTCGAAGTCGGCGGTACGGTTGGCGATATCGAATCGCTGCCCTTCCTCGAAGCCATCCGCCAGATGGGCATCGAAGAAGGCCGCAACAACGTCTGCTACATGCACCTCACGTTGCTGCCCTACATCCCGACCGCCGGCGAGCTGAAGACCAAACCGACCCAGCACTCCGTCAAGGAACTGCGCGAAATCGGTATCCAGCCGGACATCCTGTTGTGCCGCGCCGACCGCTCGATCCCGGTTGAAGAGCGCCGCAAGATTGCGCTGTTCTGTAACGTCATGCCGGAAGCCGTCATCGAGTGTCTCGATGCCGATTCGATCTACAAGATCCCGGGCATGCTGCACGAGCAAATGCTCGACGAGATCGTCTGCCACAAGCTGAACATCCTGGCCAAGGCAGCCGATCTGACCGTCTGGGAAAACCTGATCATTTCGCTGGAGCACCCGCTGCACCAGGTCAAGATCGCCTTCGTCGGCAAGTATGTCGACCTGACCGAGTCGTACAAATCGCTGATCGAAGCGATCAAGCATGCCGGCATCCATACGCGCAGCCAGGTCAATATCGTTTATCTTGATTCCGAAGATATCGAAAAGAACGGCACCGGCGTGCTCGAAGATCTCGACGCCATTCTGGTCCCGGGCGGCTTTGGTCGTCGCGGCACGGAAGGCAAGATTGCCGCCATTCGCTATGCCCGCGAAAACAAGGTGCCTTACCTTGGCATCTGCCTCGGCATGCAGCTGGCCGTGGTCGAGTTTGCCCGCGACGTGGCCGGCATGGCCGAAGCGCATTCGACCGAATTCGTCCAGGACACGCCGTACCCGGTGATCGGCCTGATCACCGAATGGCATGACGCTTCCGGCAAGGTTGAAAAGCGCAGCGAAGATTCCGATATCGGCGGCACGATGCGTCTCGGCGGTCAGGTCTGCAAACTGGCCGAAGGTTCGCTGGCTCGCCAGATCTACGGCGCAGCAGAAATCACCGAGCGCCATCGTCATCGCTACGAAGTTAACAACACGCTGCTTGCCCAGCTCGAAGCCAAGGGCCTGATCGTTGCCGGTCGCGCCCCGGGCACCGACCTGTGTGAAATGGTCGAACTGCCGGCCGACGTGCATCCGTGGTTCGTGGCTTGCCAGTTCCATCCGGAATTCACCTCCAATCCACGTCAGGGTCACCCGCTGTTCACGTCTTACGTCAAGGCAGCACTGACCAATCAGCAGGTCAAAGGCAAATGA
- a CDS encoding peptidylprolyl isomerase — MNMQVAKNSVITLDYHVTDPDGEVVDEGREPLVYLHGGYDDIFPLIEEALQGKKVGETIKVKLQPDEAFGDYDAELVQIEPRKDFPKELQVGMQFEGGPEEGSDEDFVIYRVTDIADDKVVLDGNHPLAGMALVFTCTVTAVRPASAEEIEHGHVHDPDDDEETCH, encoded by the coding sequence ATGAATATGCAGGTTGCCAAGAATAGCGTTATTACGCTCGATTACCACGTTACCGATCCCGATGGCGAGGTCGTCGATGAAGGCCGCGAGCCGCTCGTATACCTGCATGGCGGTTACGACGATATTTTTCCGCTGATCGAAGAAGCCCTGCAAGGCAAGAAAGTCGGCGAAACGATCAAGGTCAAGCTTCAGCCGGATGAAGCTTTCGGGGACTACGACGCCGAACTCGTGCAAATCGAGCCGCGCAAGGATTTCCCGAAGGAACTGCAGGTTGGCATGCAGTTTGAAGGCGGCCCCGAAGAGGGCAGCGACGAGGATTTCGTCATCTACCGTGTCACCGACATCGCTGATGACAAGGTTGTGCTAGATGGCAATCACCCACTGGCCGGCATGGCACTGGTTTTCACCTGCACGGTCACGGCCGTTCGCCCGGCCAGCGCAGAAGAAATCGAACACGGTCACGTCCATGATCCGGACGATGACGAGGAAACCTGTCACTGA
- a CDS encoding dialkylrecorsinol condensing enzyme, producing MKNILVVNFSQTGQLSAITEQMIGPLRAAGHRVHLETLVPQAAFPFPWSLVDFVDVFPESVQLDAPPLEPLGIPADADFDLIILAYQVWFLSPGLPMTAFLRSPEGRCLIAGKPVVTVVACRNMWLSAQQTMQRLIAEAGGQLRDHIAFTDQGPALATFITTPRWVLTGKRDRFLGLPPAGVAPEAIRGASRFGRALGDALTQDGEKSGQAMLTGLRACSVNPRLAISERAGMRAFRVWSKLIRCFGQRGQWRRRPLLLVFAIYLIAMVLTVVPTSLLLQWLLSPLLKPRLARLRAELERPSGSQDHNLQKYEQ from the coding sequence TTGAAAAACATTCTCGTCGTCAATTTTTCGCAAACCGGGCAACTTTCGGCGATTACCGAACAGATGATCGGGCCCTTGCGGGCGGCGGGACATCGGGTGCATCTGGAAACGCTGGTGCCGCAGGCAGCCTTCCCTTTTCCGTGGTCGCTGGTCGATTTTGTCGATGTCTTTCCCGAGTCGGTCCAGCTTGATGCGCCGCCGCTCGAACCGCTCGGCATCCCGGCGGATGCCGATTTCGATTTGATCATTCTGGCCTACCAGGTGTGGTTTCTTTCACCGGGATTGCCGATGACGGCCTTTCTGCGCAGCCCGGAAGGTCGCTGTCTGATTGCCGGCAAGCCTGTAGTCACCGTTGTCGCCTGTCGCAACATGTGGCTTTCTGCCCAGCAAACAATGCAGCGCCTGATCGCTGAAGCGGGCGGGCAACTGCGTGACCATATCGCTTTTACCGACCAGGGGCCTGCTCTGGCAACTTTCATCACGACACCGCGCTGGGTGCTGACCGGCAAGCGCGATCGTTTTCTTGGCTTGCCGCCTGCCGGCGTCGCGCCGGAGGCAATTCGCGGCGCCAGCCGTTTTGGCCGCGCCCTGGGTGATGCGCTGACGCAGGATGGCGAAAAATCGGGGCAAGCCATGCTCACCGGCTTGCGCGCCTGCAGCGTCAATCCACGACTGGCGATCAGCGAGCGTGCCGGCATGCGCGCTTTTCGCGTCTGGTCCAAACTGATTCGTTGTTTCGGGCAGCGTGGCCAGTGGCGCCGTCGCCCGCTCCTGCTAGTTTTTGCGATTTATCTGATTGCCATGGTGTTAACCGTCGTTCCAACAAGCCTGTTGTTACAATGGCTGCTTTCTCCCCTGCTCAAACCGCGACTGGCACGGCTACGCGCCGAACTGGAGCGCCCATCGGGTTCGCAGGACCATAACTTGCAAAAATATGAACAATAG
- a CDS encoding peroxiredoxin: MLKVGEKAPAFALPDADMATVDLADYQGKKLIVLFFYPKDGTPCCTKEVTDFSDHENDFTAQDCVLFGISRDDCLKHAEFRDKEGIGLELLSDAEGVVCKQYGVWQAREVDGHRKYGILRSTFIIDRHGTIRHALYNVNYKGHALEVLQLVKALSREDGT; the protein is encoded by the coding sequence CTGCTCAAGGTTGGAGAAAAAGCACCCGCATTTGCCTTGCCGGATGCCGACATGGCGACTGTCGACCTGGCCGATTACCAGGGCAAAAAACTGATCGTTCTATTCTTCTACCCCAAGGATGGAACACCTTGCTGCACCAAGGAAGTGACCGATTTTTCCGACCATGAAAACGATTTCACGGCGCAAGACTGCGTCCTGTTCGGGATCAGCCGCGATGATTGCCTGAAACACGCCGAGTTTCGTGACAAGGAAGGCATCGGACTTGAATTGCTGTCAGATGCGGAGGGGGTCGTTTGCAAGCAATACGGCGTCTGGCAAGCCAGGGAAGTCGACGGGCATCGCAAGTACGGCATTCTTCGCTCGACCTTCATCATCGACCGCCACGGCACGATCCGCCACGCGCTGTACAACGTCAATTACAAGGGTCACGCACTGGAAGTGCTGCAACTGGTCAAGGCACTATCGCGGGAAGACGGCACCTGA
- the eno gene encoding phosphopyruvate hydratase, producing the protein MSSIVDVVAREILDSRGNPTVEADVLLESGVMGRAAVPSGASTGTREAIELRDGDASRYLGKGVMQAVENINTEISEAIIGLDAQEQAFIDQTMIDLDGTDNKSRLGANAILAVSMAVAKAAAEESGMPLYRYFGGMAPMQMPVPMMNIINGGEHANNSLDIQEFMVMPVGAANIREAIRCGAEIFHALKKLLNKKGHSTAVGDEGGFAPNLGSHAEALQIIMEAIEMAGYVPGQDVLLALDCAASEFYKDGKYKLAGEGLELTSAQFVDYLANLADQFPIVSIEDGMSEADWDGWKLLTDRLGDKVQIVGDDIFVTNTRIFKEGIKKGIGNSILIKINQIGTLSETFAAVEMAKRAGYTAVISHRSGETEDSTIADIAVGLNAGQIKTGSLSRSDRIAKYNQLIRIEEDLGDTASYPGRETFYNLR; encoded by the coding sequence ATGAGTTCCATCGTTGATGTTGTAGCACGGGAAATTCTTGACTCCCGCGGCAATCCCACCGTTGAAGCTGATGTGCTGCTCGAAAGCGGCGTCATGGGCCGCGCCGCAGTTCCGTCCGGCGCCTCGACCGGCACCCGCGAAGCCATCGAACTGCGTGATGGCGATGCCAGCCGCTACCTCGGCAAGGGCGTGATGCAGGCTGTTGAAAACATCAACACCGAAATCTCTGAAGCCATCATCGGCCTCGACGCTCAGGAACAAGCCTTCATCGACCAGACGATGATCGACCTCGACGGCACCGACAACAAGTCCCGCCTCGGCGCCAACGCCATCCTGGCCGTCTCCATGGCCGTCGCCAAGGCTGCTGCCGAAGAATCCGGCATGCCGCTTTACCGCTACTTCGGCGGCATGGCCCCGATGCAGATGCCGGTCCCGATGATGAACATCATCAACGGCGGCGAACATGCCAACAACAGCCTGGACATCCAGGAATTCATGGTCATGCCGGTCGGTGCCGCGAACATTCGCGAAGCCATCCGTTGCGGCGCTGAAATTTTCCACGCACTGAAGAAACTGCTTAACAAGAAGGGCCACTCGACCGCCGTCGGCGACGAAGGCGGCTTCGCCCCGAACCTCGGCAGCCATGCCGAAGCCCTGCAGATCATCATGGAAGCCATCGAAATGGCCGGTTATGTACCGGGCCAGGACGTGCTGCTGGCGCTCGATTGCGCTGCTTCCGAGTTCTACAAGGACGGCAAGTACAAGCTGGCTGGCGAAGGTCTGGAACTGACTTCTGCCCAGTTCGTCGACTACCTGGCCAACCTGGCTGACCAGTTCCCGATCGTTTCCATCGAAGACGGCATGTCCGAAGCTGACTGGGATGGCTGGAAGCTGCTGACTGACCGCCTTGGCGACAAGGTGCAGATCGTTGGCGACGACATCTTCGTCACCAACACCCGCATCTTCAAGGAAGGCATCAAGAAGGGCATCGGCAACTCGATCCTGATCAAGATCAACCAGATCGGCACCCTGTCGGAAACCTTCGCTGCGGTCGAAATGGCCAAGCGCGCCGGGTACACCGCAGTTATCTCGCATCGTTCGGGTGAAACCGAAGACAGCACCATTGCCGACATCGCTGTTGGCCTGAATGCTGGTCAGATCAAGACCGGTTCGCTGTCGCGCTCAGACCGTATCGCCAAGTACAACCAGCTCATCCGCATCGAGGAAGATCTGGGCGATACCGCCTCCTACCCGGGTCGCGAAACCTTCTACAACCTGCGCTAA